Sequence from the Sander lucioperca isolate FBNREF2018 chromosome 16, SLUC_FBN_1.2, whole genome shotgun sequence genome:
TTCCTTTCGAGCAGCCCAATACATGGAATACCACAGCCACAGAACTACAGAACATCACATCTATCAAATCCTTCTCTAAATccataaaactataaaaaaaagtttaaaatacaaataaatattgcaatacatttcgatactgtgcataaggcgatatattgggatatttttaaagtataattttagaaaaatatttaaaaaaagacacgatgtgcataaaagtataCAAGTTAACtaaaagtttactttaggtaaacaattcagtacacagaaaatcaaactgccagtttgggattgtggttcacaggttcttagtgagctaatgtttatatgctaaagtaggccaaagttcagccatagctacattgttagcttctagcaaaaagtcaggcactgctaggcactgttaggcaaggacactagtggtgtgtctcagcatagccatctagtggTAAGGGGTTaaactgtcttacatgaatatttttgcacgtaaactaaaaaataaaaatcggtacagtattgcaaaataaaatattgcgatactcaagtgtatcgatttctTCTTACACCCCTATTATTGACTAATCAAATATGCTGCCATAACACCgaataatgtgtttgtttttattgctgtagtggtgtctctgtgtgtgcttatgtgttgTTGATGCGTTCTAATGTGTGTCTATGCACTTTTACCTGTGTCTACTGTGTATGATACTTATTATACGTTATGTTTTTCTCATGCCATCAACCTGCCAGCTGTCATGATCTGGAATAGTGGTTGTGTCACTTTACTTGTCTATGTCTTTCTTGTTTTATGTGcatttgttgtattgttgtagcgTATCTATTGTTTTAAGCCATTCAACctgctagggactgcagatggaaattagcctgTGTGGCTAAATCTGGCACCTTTACATGTTGGACTCTGTACTCATGTTGATTAAAGCCTgagacacaccgagccgataatcggccgttggacagtctggcgaggtcggtgactcgagtctgttcggtgtgttctgtgccgtcgtccgtccgaggggccgtcggccttcattttggctgatttgacatgtataatcggcggggcgggcactgccggcagtcggactcaaatgacccatctgattggtggagagctaacccggaaacggggagcgcgatgagcgtgactagagtctctcaaaatctgacgaaaatcttttaaagtgacctttgttgatctgaaatgaagacagattcagcaactgcacggcctatttctcgcttaaaatgttttcagaaacacgtttcggtgaactattttagtacaatatgagatcgtattctgaacgagccgcgatgacttgaatttccagagaaaccagacccacgtgacgcgttcgtccaatcagctgtcggttttcatttttgggcgacaatacagattagtgccgcctgctgttcgtcgcttcggtgtgttccgaggcacttttttgaccaactcggggagactgatcagcccgaCTGCCCTTTCTGCTGAGGGTCGGCCGCCTGGTCGGTGTGTCTGGCCCTTAATGTGCGTTgcccctttgaaataaaaaaagagaaaaactggAAAAGTGGAGGCCGTGCATCCTGCAGGGACATACCAGGCGTTCCTCGGGGTTCAGGCTGCTGAGGCCCGTCTGCAGAGCCAGGATGAAGAACAGAACAGGAGCCACGAAGCCCAAACGCTTATCCTCCTCCTCGGTGGAACCTGAGGGGTCAAAATGAGACAAAACGCTCAACTCCAGGAGCATTCTTATAGCTTTTATATATGGCAGAGTATAGATGtttgtacaacacacacacacacacacacacacacaaagacacacacctATGAAGGCCAGGATGCTGAGGCCTAGGTAGTGCGCGACAGAGGAGATAACGGCACTCATCCCCAGCACGGTGAGCGTAGAATCACAGCCAGAGATGATCAGGTTACTGGTCAGATCCCAGAACACGTCCCAGCTCAGCAGGTAACCCTGAACACAGAGCAGTAACACAGCTACGCATGTCACCGTGACTTCAAACTCCCTTTGCTCTTCATATCCAGACATTCAGACAACGCATtctcaaggtttctgcctaaaaaggggagtttttcctcgccactgtcgcactaaatgcttgctcttggggggaattactggaattgttgggtctctgtaaattatagtgtggtctagctTGTGGTGCAGTTGACAGACATTCCTTCCTTCAGATGTTGCAGACCTGCATTCATTTCTGCAGTGACAACCTAATTCAAGACTTTTTAAAGACCTTTTTTGAAATCACACAGAATGcaatttaatgtgtttttcacGGTCATACTGGTAAAGAACAAtgaggaaaaaaacagtagCGACGACAAGGCTTATAATTATTCATTAAGTGCATTAACTTagagacatttaaaaaacatttttgtcagtACTAACGAGGACTTCTATTTGATTAATGAGTCCTGCAGTCACAATCCACTGTTGCCACAATCCCACGTTTACCTAGAGATGTCCTGATCGCAAGTATGGAGCTGctatgggcttttttttttttaactgatctgGGATCAGCAGTCACCCCGATCATTTACATTAATTAGCTGAGCACAACGCATAAGCTATTACACCATTTCAAGTCGATGTGTAGATTTTATATGCAAGTTTTACAAAAACGCTAGTTAGATGGATTAAACTGAAGACatattttagttactttgtttactttgattttttttttattttattattatatattattatctaGGCAAATACAAGTATCGGACCGGGACTCGGCATCGgcagatattcaatattttaaaaaaaggatcggGATCAGGGGTCAAaaaaggtaatggacatccctACTTTTAGTTCATAGTTCTTAGACTCCTATCGTCTCCCAAAAAATATTTAGAAAGAACGTAACGTCTACAGCAGTGCAAAAACAAGTATTCAGGGCCTTTGTAAATGAGATTCCCTCTAAGGCCTTTTTTTCTGAATTCAGTGCTTTCCAACCTTTTTGAAGACCTGCAGATATTCGTTTGAGTTTGAATGGTTctgattagggctgggcaatatatcgatattatatcgatatcgtgatttgagactagatattgtcttaagATTTTGATTATCGTCATTACGATTGTTAATAGGATAATCCAAAAGTAGGGCCGTGCTTACCCAACGTAATATCGTAATAGGGCACAagtcattacagtaaagtgatgtcattttctgacttttcgagactgttctagctgtctattatttgcctttacccacttattCATTATGCCCACATTATTGAGGACTGGTTATCTTAAATCTAATTGTGaggatattttgttaaagcaccattCGTCAACCCTACAGTATCGGCACAATgtcgacatcgaggtatttgtttttacaatatcgtgatatttgattttctccacatcgcccagctctagttctGATCTTACCTGGGAGTCGGAGATCCCGTCTGCGACGGCACCCGTGGCGTCTCCGCTCTCCCTCCTCACCGCCCGCACCACGTAGACCAGGATCAGCGCCTGGGCGGTGACCCGGGTCAGCCAGAACACCCGCAGCACGTCAGGGAATCGGATCCTCTTCCACGTGTCCTCGAGCAGCAGCTGAAGCCCGTAGATCCGGTACATGTGCCGCACGAGCAGGTAGACGTAGCGGCACGAGTAGTAGAACCACTTGAGCCTCATGGCCAGACACACGGCCGTGTTGAGAGCCAGCGCCAGGCCCGAGAACACGGCCACCAGCTGCCTGACGTCGGCGGGCAGCTCGATCATCAGCCCCCACAGGGGGATCATGATGTCCAGGACCACCAGCGCGGCAAACACCGACTGGAGGTTGAGCAGGAACACGTAGCCCACGCCAAAAACGAGCTGGACGGCGGCCATGCCCAGCCACAGCGTCGGCCCGTTTCTGGGCAACAACCGGAACCCCAGTGCCGCTTTGTAGTAGGCGCTGTAGAAGTCTATGTGCGAGGTGGCATAGTAGTTGATGAGGACCGCCGCCAGGCCGAGGAGAACGGCGAAGAAGAGGGTGTAGAACTTGAACAAGGCTTTCTGGGAGAGCAGCAGCACCATGCTGGAGACGAGGACACCTGCGACACACGAGAGACGCAGTTAGCAAAGACGTAACGCTGATGAAAAAGGATGAAAAGAGTGATGGAACTATTTCCCATCACGGAGACTAATCCCTCCGCTAAAACAACATGAAGTGTTGTGGATTTTTCAGGTGAAAAAATGGCCCGAATGCCTGAAAACACAAATGAGATTAGGAAAACAATCAGTTCGCAGCCAGGATACAAAGTAGGCACCAGccactagccaaatgctggtaatgCTAGATTTTACTGTAgagattagttgtcaactattaaattaatctgaaactattttgataactgaTTCATCTATTTGAGTCATTCGTTATGAAAAAGGGTCaacattctctgattccagcttcataaatgtcaatattttctagtttcttctctcctctgtgacagtaaagtcaatatatttgagttgtggacaaaacaagacatttgaggacgtcctcttgaGCTTTTGGGAGACACTggttgacatttttcaccattttttccccttcctttaaatatgtttatgtatgcaccatccaCCATGGCAAACTCCTCAAGTGTtccttacttggcaataaattcTTTCAAAATAGAGccagaccgatatatcggcgggccgatattatcggccgatattaggcatttttcAAACggtaaaatcggtatcggcatttataatggcagataaattaaaaaatgaaataaaaacggacgaaacccccttcaaccatgttctgagtgttgccGCTCTACAatgtccctgttggcaacacttgAGTTTAACCCTTTCATTTTCATaccttaagtttgtatttttattagggctgtcaagtgattaaaaaaatgaattcattacatactctgtgattaatgaatttaaattaatcgcatacatcatttttgcccggtgccttaaccaaaaaaaagaagggcactcaacaacagttggcgacattaaagaacggcttgtttattgctaaggccatatggccaaaattaaatgatttaataataatgtaataacaataacaataacttatttcactagtaaattgctgttgaatgagaaaaacaaccaccagataggaaaatggcatttaacaacaactttgaatgcaccacgaggctgtaggttaccagtttcattgaacgcaccgtctgtgttgtttctccgatggcagctgcagattgttacataccggtgttgaatcatctacagtaaaacacagacacactttacaccgtttagcgttagctgtcagcattgtaaccgtgtttaatccagctactagctagcggtaggctaatgttagctgctgtcgagtatagtgttaactagctagcggtaggctaacgttagctgctgtcgagtatagtgttaactagctagcggtaggctaacgttagctgctgtcaagtatagtgttaactagctagcggtaggctaacgttagctgatgtcgagtatagtgttaactagctagcggtaggctaacgttagctgctgttgagtgtagtgttaactagctagctgtaggctaacgttagctgctgtcgagtatagtgttaactagctagcggtaggctaacgttagctgctgttgagtgtagtgttaactagcatcacgtgcagcaatgtttctgttgcctgtaacgtctgtttcagagcatcagagagaagcgcaggcatatcagtggcaccgaaatgaggcgccaaaatccgcgttgctattcggtccggtagataccggtcgtgaaggcacctgtgccgtattagcaccggattttggtacccaaccctattcaggaagaagatttttataagtaaatgttccaattaatgatcctggcagaacattctcgtctccctccttcattttacagtccaatggtggctagtacggctccgggtcaaacctcaatatggaatggattaatctgtgttatgtttttttattacttattattttttctctgattatttaatcgaaattaacgcgttattttgacagccctaatttttatacattttattcatcagaactttaatacattttgatgttcctctgttctgttgtgacaacaaaacaaacaagtttatttttaaactgcgctatcatattattttagtgactcataaataactacaaataactaatgttagggaaatctgtttgttttgttacgcgtttctggattttttttttaaatatataatcgGCCGATGTATCGGAATATCGATATATATTGGTTGGCGAAGAGCTGTTTGTGGATGTCAACATTTGAATGCAATCATGTTTATGTTTTGATTTGTATTACTTTTGGGGACTTTTCCAAAGATGAGACTGTTGACTgacccactttaaaaaaaaaaggatcctTATTTGGCCCATTGCCTCTCCAAACCCAGACGGCTCTTGGCCAACACCAAAATGACTTCCATGGGGCCCTAAGCGGTTCAAAGGTCCACAAACTGGACAAACGGAGAGTTATGTAACCACCTGGtagatgtgtgtctgtgcacagGGATTTCAGCTAATGACTAAAAACGTAGAGAGAAGCTTAACAGCATTGATCTTTGTTGGAAGAATAAAAACTGCTGCAAGTGATTAATGTCGACTCGTTTCAGGGCACTGAAAAGCATCAGCTAGACCTGACCCGTGCCACAAAACATGAAAATGGATGTCATGAATTTCgtaaaatacaataatttaaatgttatttcagatGAGGTGATTTATGAGTTGTGACAGGGCAGTCTGTAAAAGAAAAGTGAAAGTGCaccagacttaaaaaaaaaaatgcaaataaggcTCAAGCATTATCAATTCCATATTCTTCCATTTTGCCATTAGATTATGAATACTTTACAAAAATGAGATATGTGGCGACTAGAGGTGTAATTATTAGACGATTGATGGATTGACAAAATTTATCTGCAGCTTTTTAGATAATCTGTTAATTGCTTCAATCATATTTAAAGCAAAAAATAGAATAATTCAAAAGGTTCTCCATTTTATTGTCCAACTGCCACTGTGGCTAGTGGATTTCAAAAtataccagccactcaatagattactaTTGTGTTTTTGGCTGGTTAGTGAAGCCAAACTAGcggccacttgcatattttaccagcatttggctggtgctCATTTCCAACCGTGGTTCTAACTTtgtaaatgttaatattttctgGGTTTTTTTGTCTTATGATAGcgaactgaatatatttgagtttgGGTCTGTTGGTAaggcaaaacaagacatttaagtaAGTCAACATGGGACCTGGGAAATTGTTATGGCATTTGTCACTGTTTTCCGACATTTTATGGGGCATTGACGAATCGAGAATGAAATAAAGAGAtaatagttagttgcagccctagtggtTATTACTGCAACATTAATTTGGTTCATATCCCCCATGCGTACACCAAGTTATATACATAGTTCAGACCATGGTTTAGATAAGGTTCCTGGGGATAAAGTAGTACATTTTGACAGGCAGAATGACAGGCTGCCTAAACGTCCTCCGGGCAGTTTCTTTAAAAGGACACAGAATTTGACACGACACCTGTGATAAAATACCTGACTTTAGCGgttagctagatagatagatagcgaGTTACTAGCATCAAATTAGACTGAATTAGGTTTGATACAAACTAATTAAACACTGTGTCGGACAAACCAGACTTGTATTTATGTTACTGCCGGTGGCTTAATCGGCTTTATGTCTGTGTGACAGGTGACATAGCTTCACACTGCTGACTAACGTCACGGCTAACGCGGCGTCAGTgagctagcgttagctgtcagatCGCCGGGTGTTGTTGACACAGTTCGGAGGCTTTAAAATAAGACTTTAAAACACTTACCCATGACTCTGACGAACACCTTCCCCATCACCCCGACCCATCCCGAACCAGGGTCGTAGTAAGAGTTAAAAATGGCGTCGATAATAAAGATACAGGGAACTCGCAGAGCCACATCAAGCACAGCTAAGGCCTGCTGGCCTAGCCGGGCTTGAGAGGACGCCATGCAGGCTTCAGTGGAGGGCTGACAGTCCTGGGGGAGCCCCGGCTATCCGTGCAACATTCAAATAAATTCAAGTCCCTCAGCAGCAACCTCTCGCTTTCGGCTTTGCTTTGCCTGGCGTTTATTTAATAGCTGTGAACCTGCTGCCGTCCGCCATGTCCGCCCAGCTCAACCGCCTGTtgcttcttcttttctctttaaTGTCGGGTTGTTGTAATCCGGAGTGTTATCGCCAACAACGTAAGTTCTCCTCAGAATCCTGTCTCGCCTGGTCTGCTGTCAAATATTAGCATATCTTTGAAATTGAGTTGCTTTGGGAACACGGCAGAAGTTGCCAGTTGCCACCACAGGCTGTTGGTTCCGACGTAACGTGATGTCACTTCCAGCGTCAGAGGGTGTGGCAGCTGACGTAGCATTTAgttaaatcaacaaataaatgcagaaCAACAAATGTTACCCCCCTAATTTCACtgcttttttatttgaattcaAGGAGTATATTAAGTCTCCCAAACGTATAGACGCTGACAAAACTGTCACACTGTTTTATGATTGTTTATTCATCCCCTTCTACATACAtttcttgttgttgttattaacactatttgtatttatttgaagTCATATTATTTTTTCCTCTGGATCATTGAGTACATGTCTGAGATGttgtatattttaatgtttttttgaatTAAGTTgtgaataaaaaagacaaacaaatataaaaaaaaaataaataaataaaacgttttCATATATCATTTGattaaagtttgtttttttacacactgGAATGCTTAATTGTAGAATAATGATGTCCATGACCCGCtgaatgtctgtctgttccCAATGTTtcataaagaattaaaaaaatacatatgttccggattaaaacaaaaaaatatatttaaattaaattatttaaaaaatttaattaatCTACTCAACTAAATGTCATAATAGCAgttttgaaatattttgatTTAATCTGCTATAATGTCactctttgttttctttaacGTCTTTTATAATCTCTATCTCTGTTGTTTAACACTATTGTTCTTATAAATGTAAAGCTGCGACAAATTTTGGTTGATAAAGTTTCGCCAAAAAGATTATAAACAGACATAACTTTTGTACAATCTGCTCTGTGCACAGTCAGacataaaaatgcaaaacacaaTTCGCTCTTTCAACAGGTTTattaatgtttgtgtttttctgaagTTACGCAAGCTGATATATATCTGCTtcgaagattttaaggattctTTATGTTTGAAAAAAGATAGTTAAattatgtaaatgtgtttaaagAGAAGAGGCAAAGCACCTGTTTTATAACACTGAGAAAGTGAGGCAGACCTTATAATCACGGCTTCATTTCTAAGGCCAAAAGTAAACTTTTTCGAAGAAACTATTCGCACATCCAACAGTTCTTCTGTGCTGTGCTAGCCTGgctgacaccagacccttctcttctcagttgtaactgagagcgggtctggggaagcttcattcacagcccatttccaaagaggcgtcaccaacggatgccgctcaaatgcctctgggcgcaattggatagtccttcaacctatcagaccaacgatcccggtgacgtagcagcgacagctgcatcaacgggttgctgcgcttcggtggccgtcatgttgaatgtaaataaaaacaaagaatttctaataagggaagaagttccactctctcgttacttccggcttctgaactggttgcagttccaccagagttccatatagggggcgctcacaggccagtgcagaatgaatgggactctatggagctatacccctcaaaatccacttttctcaggatatcattttttgtctagtaatttgaatgttgcatttgaaaggggaggctaagaaaatacacactgctgggtgttagatttttttgaagtggcttttttgttctaaaaagccttttaaaatgtcaatgacgtcatacacatatacggccagagattctgctttacggcgagctctgagtcgcttccttttttctcacgaggcatcgacaacacagctgacaggttagactctccctgtcaatacacgtggtagaaagaggtttgctaatgttttaaagaccacgccgaaatattcactctgacattctggttctgcttcggatgccgtcaagcgcgatctccgatcgtaatctgtccttcactgaccaatcagcattcattagcagaatgctagcgtgttatgggcaacaacgactcaacctgtaacaaatcgaaagggcataagtactcgttcattcaacttttgacctataatccatgttgaacttgcaaaaactacaatcaaatctgagatttctcaacgacaatcaggcgaaagagacaaatttagccgtctagctccatagggtcccattcattttgcactggaccgcgatcacccccagtggaactctggtggaactgcaaccaaagtaggtacaatggggcttaatagggagtggaacggctttccgtagacgggctttgataaaaagctgctcgccgccgatgcgctatcgtcatcatgtaaagcccgcctcaaacggttgtgattggtgcctcgatttggtaaaaattggaaatgggcttgaatgggctcttggccagatggacttgcagagcaaatctgaaatttgccggaagttcgtcagggttttcccaggctagtgcTGTGCAG
This genomic interval carries:
- the rnf139 gene encoding E3 ubiquitin-protein ligase RNF139, giving the protein MASSQARLGQQALAVLDVALRVPCIFIIDAIFNSYYDPGSGWVGVMGKVFVRVMGVLVSSMVLLLSQKALFKFYTLFFAVLLGLAAVLINYYATSHIDFYSAYYKAALGFRLLPRNGPTLWLGMAAVQLVFGVGYVFLLNLQSVFAALVVLDIMIPLWGLMIELPADVRQLVAVFSGLALALNTAVCLAMRLKWFYYSCRYVYLLVRHMYRIYGLQLLLEDTWKRIRFPDVLRVFWLTRVTAQALILVYVVRAVRRESGDATGAVADGISDSQGYLLSWDVFWDLTSNLIISGCDSTLTVLGMSAVISSVAHYLGLSILAFIGSTEEEDKRLGFVAPVLFFILALQTGLSSLNPEERLVRLSRNMCLLLTAILHFIHGMTDPVLMSLSASHVSSFRRHFPVLLVSLALFVLPVALSYALWHSYALNTWLFAVTAFCVELCLKVVVSLTVYGLFMADGLSNVLWEKLDDYVYYVRSTGNVIEFLFGVIMFGNGAYTMMFESGSKIRACMMCLHAYFNIYLQARNGWKTFINRRTAVKKINSLPEVRGDQLWDIEDVCAICYQEFATSARITPCHHYFHALCLRKWLYIQDTCPMCHQRVYIEDESRDRAAFSNNNGGYAAPQDVAAAAPPPAPGDNQRGQPAAEPPANGGAVAAAAAAGGQAAGGPAELDNELLEDNDSIEYDEDEWGTQNGCTPIEEDYINDDTDSTED